A single genomic interval of Pirellulales bacterium harbors:
- the ftsH gene encoding ATP-dependent zinc metalloprotease FtsH: MENRPETPRKPSEPLRKPADKRSPPVNAPLAWALAAVGIVILLLVLYVERDQSYQIPYSDLTRLIDNGSVVVKDPNDPAHQVRYSNPGDIHIGPQEISGKAIRQEIAAAPLAVDGPKSMTPSEAAPSGADSADHKVTFRVNNNPAYDNKDLREALKAHNINWDVTESAGSWKTYWLPTIALTFCIVAVLIIGFRRMGGAGSPMAFGRSRGKMYAQEDLGIMFDDVAGIDEAVEELREVVDFLRTPERYQTLGGRIPKGVLLVGPPGTGKTLLAKAIAGEAGVPFFSLSGSDFVEMFVGVGAARVRDMFQQAEAKSPCIIFIDELDALGKTRGTSVVGGHDEREQTLNALLVEMDGFDSNSGVIVLAATNRPETLDPALLRPGRFDRHVLVDRPDVRGREDILKVHIQNVKLDANVNIREIATITSGFVGADLANLVNEAALLAARKGKASVGIAEFNEGVERVTAGLEKRKRVIHPDEKLRVAYHESGHALVAYSLPNTDPVHKVSIIPRGLAALGYTMQRPEDDRYLMTQSELEARVQVLLAGTITEEIVFEDISTGAQNDLERASEIARAMVMDYGMSLLGRMSLRESSRSPFLAGAGPDMTRGSAHSEQTAREIDQEVRRIIDESIQKVRALLESRRASLEALAKRLMEREVIDGQEMRQIIDETSTSPWIAPGTNTERKQRPGVVEAPEPRAADPAEGTM, from the coding sequence ATGGAAAACCGCCCCGAAACGCCCCGCAAACCGTCCGAACCGCTCCGCAAACCGGCTGACAAACGCTCCCCGCCCGTCAACGCCCCTCTCGCCTGGGCTCTCGCCGCCGTCGGAATCGTGATTCTGCTGCTCGTGCTCTACGTCGAGCGAGATCAGTCGTATCAAATTCCCTACAGCGATCTGACGCGGTTGATCGACAACGGCTCGGTCGTGGTCAAAGATCCGAACGATCCGGCGCACCAGGTGCGCTACAGCAATCCCGGCGATATCCACATTGGTCCGCAGGAGATCAGCGGGAAGGCGATCCGCCAGGAAATCGCGGCGGCGCCGCTCGCCGTCGACGGTCCGAAGTCGATGACTCCGTCCGAAGCGGCGCCGAGCGGGGCGGATTCGGCCGACCACAAAGTCACGTTCCGAGTGAACAACAATCCGGCCTACGACAACAAGGACCTCCGCGAAGCGCTCAAGGCGCACAACATCAATTGGGACGTGACCGAATCGGCCGGCAGTTGGAAGACCTATTGGCTGCCGACGATCGCGCTCACGTTTTGCATTGTTGCCGTGCTGATCATTGGTTTTCGGCGGATGGGGGGCGCGGGCTCGCCGATGGCGTTCGGCCGCAGCCGCGGGAAAATGTATGCCCAGGAAGATCTGGGCATCATGTTCGACGACGTGGCCGGCATCGACGAAGCGGTCGAGGAACTGCGCGAGGTCGTTGATTTTCTCCGCACTCCCGAGCGCTACCAGACGCTCGGCGGCCGAATTCCCAAGGGTGTTTTGCTGGTCGGGCCGCCCGGCACCGGCAAAACGCTATTGGCCAAGGCCATCGCCGGTGAAGCGGGAGTGCCGTTTTTCAGCCTGTCGGGCAGCGATTTCGTCGAAATGTTTGTCGGCGTCGGGGCGGCCCGGGTTCGCGATATGTTTCAGCAGGCCGAGGCCAAAAGCCCCTGCATTATTTTCATCGACGAACTCGATGCCCTCGGCAAGACCCGCGGCACGAGCGTCGTCGGCGGACACGATGAACGCGAGCAAACGCTCAATGCCTTGTTGGTCGAAATGGACGGTTTCGATTCCAATAGCGGCGTGATCGTGCTCGCGGCCACGAACCGGCCCGAAACGCTCGATCCGGCCCTGTTGCGGCCGGGGCGATTCGATCGGCATGTGCTGGTGGATCGGCCCGACGTTCGCGGCCGGGAAGACATTTTGAAGGTGCATATTCAAAATGTGAAGCTCGATGCAAATGTGAATATCCGTGAGATCGCCACGATCACGAGCGGATTCGTCGGCGCCGATTTGGCCAATCTTGTCAACGAAGCCGCGCTGCTCGCGGCCCGGAAAGGGAAGGCCTCGGTCGGCATCGCGGAATTCAACGAAGGCGTGGAGCGCGTCACCGCCGGGTTGGAAAAGCGGAAGCGCGTCATCCACCCCGACGAAAAGCTCCGCGTCGCCTATCACGAAAGCGGCCACGCCCTCGTGGCGTACAGCTTGCCGAACACGGATCCCGTCCACAAAGTGTCGATCATCCCGCGCGGGCTGGCCGCCTTGGGCTACACCATGCAGCGGCCTGAAGACGATCGCTACCTGATGACGCAATCGGAGCTTGAAGCCCGCGTGCAGGTGCTTCTGGCCGGCACGATCACGGAAGAGATCGTCTTCGAAGACATATCGACCGGCGCCCAAAACGATTTGGAACGGGCGAGCGAAATCGCCCGGGCTATGGTGATGGACTACGGCATGAGCCTGCTGGGGCGGATGAGCCTCAGGGAAAGCTCGCGTTCGCCGTTCCTAGCCGGCGCCGGCCCCGACATGACGCGCGGCTCGGCCCATAGCGAACAGACGGCCCGCGAAATCGATCAGGAGGTGCGGCGGATCATCGACGAATCGATCCAAAAGGTCCGCGCTCTTTTGGAAAGCCGCCGGGCCTCGCTCGAGGCCTTGGCCAAGCGCCTGATGGAACGCGAAGTGATCGACGGCCAAGAGATGCGGCAGATCATCGACGAAACATCGACTAGCCCCTGGATCGCCCCCGGCACCAACACCGAACGCAAGCAACGTCCCGGCGTCGTGGAAGCTCCAGAACCGCGCGCCGCCGACCCAGCGGAAGGGACGATGTAA